From the genome of Vicia villosa cultivar HV-30 ecotype Madison, WI linkage group LG2, Vvil1.0, whole genome shotgun sequence, one region includes:
- the LOC131652717 gene encoding protein RST1-like isoform X1, with product MESYAPLLEKTRIPQPALQKLAVISIFSKLRSSPNHLNSQSEPGKRAISQCLTSSSPNVVDESVRQLCRLVTDGVISVTNGLLELQSAVQGSDPKFVPVFVKGLGFLVRFGFQKSNGGWKFGSVLTHPFVMILSCRVEVQSELLQQLLLFMLQNKHLGMVQVCEFLKPLLDFSIIRLLGSESPSSSFGLQLVSSMASFCCSCPSESMPVLKLLMGCLKYLPHETSEDYRKLVFVVEHMVEAYIVVLKSLAGEKLLIAEVQLRAVEFLGTVLSLLTCLQWHSGGHEPIIELSRRLFSVQKDLGLQWEPGLSTTMASLFTILVQSELEHEQISISKLLLLILKWKYDKDDAIARNMSSPFEEILFLLPFVSLMSSPSKYVKALATDLLLILEKLLVKMLAALRHKPIIDEGTHYLSTPGIIVLRLLQHLWYQDGDFSSRISLLNLALKGMHESEIVHDKPISWASHLRGFCLSIVERRKSTLPLMLPQELFLTETPLFSAVLSVLLIHPSMGAAAVDSLSAIAIMDPKLGVPLLLAIMFYSNIFTRNDIICHDMLLKIFEMLPSLASHSAMTPLVVQTILPMLNRDAKGSLYATGTRLLCRTWETNDRAFGSLQGVLLPKGFTDFTSDRAICISLAASIRDVCHKSPDRGVDLILTVSSCIECQDPIVKALGLQSLVHLCEADVIDFYTAWDVIAKHVQGYKDDPIIAHSTCLLLRWGAMDAEAYPEASKSVLLNLWDLVTSSHGTKWEKTKIAALEALIQYEVVQLEKNIPNFKKMNLELFFSETSPKVLKVMEDFHVKIITYEHINRRRLVKGKRVAGSKIEKLMDVFPQAIFSSGKINEAIELPGAALLCFSFTPKDANEHQASKRPRYVHAAYENALKETAASLHLSRNILLALMSLQSWKDFMRRWVKAYIMSYDAKAQLSVLDKTSKAASDILKSMTVIANEAIPRAAENIALAIGALCVVLPPSVHTVKSAASKFLLEWLLQHEHEHHQWSAAISIGLISSCLHVTDHKERYHNITGLLEVLFVSKSSLVKGACGVGLGFLCQDLLTRVEVADDSTVKKETEKVPESEFLGRIVGALATTIQQRTKCSLDALDSLCSSFPLGYDVNADEFESSTEDSEDLEEDIWGVAGLVLGLATSISALYRAGELETVIKIKKLIISWLPYMNSLFQSADLQGGKSDIVLALGSCIALPTIVTFCQRMELMDDNELDHIVLGFKKFISELISVKDSGVLHHSLLMASCIGAGTVISSILSEGVHSVEVERVKYLLELFRKCYSNPFPFLVHLGGMLGVVAAMGAGTRILVYMNFPNYTRQSTYQKEDSSSVTTPLLSSSVCEPYLTSLVQEMFLVAQNPDNHQLQQFASWALAFLQHHLRSKERLGVDGDGNVAETNSKSVSHNFPEDSVVLKLSLWLMEFKYTEQGSTVHAGTIVAILGCLSRAPRLPSMDWGAIIRGCMRYEAKITDSLATDSICKKGILREECVLFALAHANQFDSLLTFLDELSDFSRFKTLEINLQCCLLDHLADLVKVYSSSRLEKLFGDVGYHLSSLNSYKEYDTDQKCLLRLSCWKGLYECLNEVSVDTSSHISHVERCMEVLFTLLPVVKSSGSAMSGDTSSIEEWSEAVRCLGKAPQGWLLDFLKVSQEEFAQSSYKSIEVQQKVHAKIKIVKAGSLPVIELGKMKSYILNSKSQGIWDVLLEVAAVLYHAEIGFKRQWLIDALEISCVSSLPSTALQFIGLLSATCCKYMPFIIVDQQTVLNDLPVTLVSLLADKNWNVVAETVVSHLFSSTERIYDWTVHIADSSYVEGSQTIDESENHMGDFLLQVMHHTCVLLKEYLPLDKQLKLASMVVA from the exons ATGGAGTCTTATGCTCCTCTTCTAGAGAAAACTCGAATCCCTCAACCAGCTCTTCAAAAACTCGCAGTCATTTCAATCTTCTCCAAGCTTCGATCATCTCCCAATCATCTCAATTCACAATCCGAACCTGGAAAACGCGCTATTTCTCAATGCCTCACTTCATCTTCCCCCAATGTTGTTGATGAATCCGTTCGTCAGTTGTGTCGTCTTGTTACTGACGGTGTTATTTCTGTTACTAATGGATTGTTGGAGCTTCAATCTGCGGTTCAAGGATCCGACCCGAAGTTTGTGCCCGTTTTTGTTAAGGGTTTGGGGTTTCTTGTTCGGTTTGGGTTTCAGAAGAGTAATGGTGGTTGGAAGTTTGGTTCCGTTCTTACTCATCCTTTTGTCATG ATATTGTCCTGCCGGGTGGAAGTTCAGTCTGAACTTTTGCAGCAATTGTTGCTGTTTATGTTACAGAATAAGCATTTGGGTATGGTACAAGTTTGTGAGTTCTTAAAGCCCTTACTGGATTTTTCGATCATAAGATTGTTAGGTTCAGAGTCACCCTCCTCTTCATTTGGATTGCAATTGGTATCGTCTATGGCATCATTCTGTTGCTCGTGTCCGAGTGAGTCCATGCCTGTTCTTAAGCTGCTAATGGGGTGCCTTAAGTATCTTCCACATGAGACCTCGGAA GACTATAGGAAATTAGTATTTGTTGTAGAACATATGGTGGAGGCGTATATAGTGGTACTTAAGTCTCTGGCCGGAGAGAAATTG CTGATTGCCGAGGTTCAACTACGTGCTGTTGAATTCCTGGGAACAGTTCTGTCTCTGTTGACATGTCTTCAGTGGCACTCTGGTGGTCATGAGCCCATAATTGAACTCTCAAGGCGGTTGTTTTCAGTTCAGAAAGATCTCGGTTTGCAATGGGAGCCTGGTCTGTCAACGACTATGGCGTCATTATTTACAATCCTTGTTCAATCGGAACTTGAGCATGAACAAATTTCTATATCTAAACTCCTCCTCTTAATCCTGAAGTGGAAATATGATAAGG ATGATGCTATTGCCAGAAATATGTCCTCTCCATTTGAAGAGATTTTGTTTCTACTTCCCTTTGTCAGCCTCATGTCATCTCCTTCTAAATATGTGAAAGCACTGGCTACTGATTTGCTTCTCATCTTGGAGAAGCTCCTTGTCAAGATGTTGGCGGCACTAAGACATAAACCAATCATTGATGAGGGAACTCATTATCTTAGCACACCAGGAATTATAGTTTTGAGACTTTTGCAACATCTGTGGTATCAG GATGGAGATTTTTCTTCCAGAATTTCCCTACTGAATCTGGCTTTAAAGGGCATGCATGAAAGTGAAATAGTGCATGATAAACCAATATCTTGGGCTTCTCATCTAAGAGGGTTCTGTTTGTCAATTGTTGAGCGTCGGAAATCTACATTGCCTCTCATGCTTCCTCAAGAATTATTCTTAACCG AGACACCCTTATTTAGTGCTGTTCTCAGTGTTTTGTTGATACATCCATCGATGGGGGCTGCTGCTGTTGACTCTCTGTCTGCCATTGCCATTATGGATCCCAAACTAGGAGTTCCTTTGTTGCTAGCAATTATGTTCTACagtaatatattcacaagaaatgaTATCATTTGCCATGATATGCTG CTAAAAATCTTTGAGATGCTGCCATCACTTGCTTCACACTCCGCAATGACTCCACTTGTAGTTCAAACTATCTTGCCAATGCTTAACAGAGATGCAAAAGG CTCATTGTATGCTACGGGAACTCGACTGCTGTGTCGAACTTGGGAGACCAATGATAGAGCCTTTGGAAGTTTACAA GGTGTCTTGCTCCCAAAAGGTTTCACTGATTTCACATCAGACAGAGCTATCTGTATCAGTTTGGCTGCTTCCATTCGAGATGTTTGCCATAAAAGCCCTGATAGGGGTgttgatcttatcttgactgTTTCG TCTTGCATTGAGTGTCAAGATCCTATAGTTAAAGCTCTCGGCTTGCAAAGCCTTGTCCACCTTTGTGAAGCAGATGTGATCG ATTTTTACACTGCATGGGATGTCATTGCAAAGCACGTGCAAGGTTACAAAGATGATCCTATTATTGCACATAG CACTTGCCTTCTGCTAAGGTGGGGTGCAATGGATGCAGAAGCTTATCCAGAAGCATCAAAGAGTGTGCTGTTAAATCTTTGGGATTTAGTTACCTCTAGCCATGGGACAAAGTGGGAAAAAACAAAAATTGCAGCCCTGGAGGCACTTATTCAATATGAA GTGGTGCAGCTTGAAAAAAACATTCcaaattttaagaaaatgaatTTGGAGCTATTCTTTTCTGAGACAAGTCCCAAGGTACTCAAAGTTATGGAGGATTTTCATGTCAAGATTATAACATATGAACACAT CAATCGTCGAAGGTTAGTCAAGGGGAAAAGAGTTGCAGGAAGTAAAATTGAAAAGTTGATGGATGTATTTCCACAAGCTATATTCTCTTCAG GAAAGATAAATGAGGCTATAGAATTACCTGGTGCAGCTTTATTGTGTTTTTCTTTCACTCCTAAAGATGCAAATGAACATCAGGCATCAAAA AGGCCAAGATATGTCCATGCTGCTTATGAGAATGCTCTCAAGGAAACAGCTGCTTCTCTTCACCTTTCAAGAAATATCTTGCTTGCGCTCATGTCATTGCAATCCTGGAAAGACTTCATGCGACGTTGGGTGAAGGCTTACATTATGTCTTATGATGCCAAGGCACAACTGAGTGTCCTAGATAAAACTTCTAAAGCTGCTAGCGATATTTTGAAG AGTATGACAGTAATAGCAAACGAGGCTATACCTAGAGCTGCCGAAAATATTGCACTGGCCATTGGTGCACTCTGTGTG GTTTTGCCTCCATCTGTCCACACTGTTAAATCCGCTGCTTCAAAATTTCTTTTGGAGTGGTTGCTCCAACATGAACATGAACATCACCAATGGTCTGCTGCAATTTCTATTGGATTAATCTCAAGTTGCCTTCATGTAACTGATCATAAAGAAAGATATCATAACATCACAGGACTTCTTGAg GTACTTTTTGTTAGCAAAAGTTCCCTTGTTAAAGGAGCATGTGGTGTTGGATTGGGGTTTTTGTGCCAAGATCTTCTTACCAGAGTTGAGGTTGCTGACGACTCTACTGTCAAAAAGGAAACAGAAAAGGTTCCAGAATCCGAGTTTCTAGGAAGAATTGTTGGGGCCCTAGCTACAACGATACAACAGAGAACCAAATGCTCTTTAGATGCTTTGGATAGTTTATGTTCATCCTTTCCACTTGGTTACGATGTAAATGCTGACGAATTTGAATCGTCCACCGAGGATAGTGAAGACTTGGAAGAAGATATATGGGGTGTTGCTGGACTTGTTCTTGGTTTGGCTACCTCCATCAGTGCATTATACAGAGCTGGAGAGTTAGAGACtgttatcaaaataaaaaaattgataatatCATGGCTTCCGTACATGAATTCCCTATTTCAGAGTGCTGATTTGCAAGGGGGGAAATCTGATATTGTTTTGGCATTAGGATCTTGCATTGCACTCCCCACAATTGTGACTTTTTGCCAAAGAATGGAATTGATGGATGATAATGAGTTGGACCATATTGTACTTGGCTTTAAAAAGTTTATTTCTGAGTTAATATCTGTAAAAGATTCTGGTGTTTTGCACCATAGTTTACTGATGGCGTCGTGCATTGGAGCAGGGACAGTAATTTCGTCTATACTGAGTGAAGGTGTTCACTCTGTTGAAGTTGAGCGTGTTAAATATTTACTTGAACTATTCAGGAAATGCTATTCCAATCCTTTCCCTTTTCTTGTTCATCTTGGTGGTATGCTGGGAGTAGTTGCAGCTATGGGAGCTGGTACAAGGATTTTGGTCTATATGAATTTTCCAAATTACACCAGGCAATCTACTTATCAGAAGGAG GATTCTTCTTCTGTCACGACTCCCCTCCTTTCAAGCTCTGTCTGTGAGCCATATTTGACATCATTGGTGCAAGAAATGTTTCTTGTGGCACAGAATCCTGATAATCATCAGCTGCAGCAGTTTGCTTCATGGGCACTTGCCTTCCTTCAACATCATTTACGGTCAAAAGAACGTTTGGGGGTTGATGGCGATGGTAATGTGGCTGAAACTAATTCAAAATCTGTTTCTCATAATTTTCCGGAGGACAGCGTGGTTTTGAAACTTAGTTTGTGGCTTATGGAGTTCAAATACACCGAG CAAGGAAGTACTGTACATGCTGGTACAATTGTTGCGATATTAGGGTGCCTTTCAAGAGCTCCCAGGTTACCAAGCATGGATTGGGGGGCAATTATTAGGGGTTGTATGAGATATGAGGCCAAGATTACTGATTCGTTAGCAACAGATTCTATTTGCAAGAAAGGAATTCTAAGGGAGGAATGCGTGCTGTTTGCATTAGCTCATGCAAATCAATTTGATTCACTGCTAACTTTTCTTGATGAGCTGTCTGACTTTTCTCGGTTTAAGACACTAGAAATAAATCTGCAGTGCTGTCTGCTAGATCATCTAGCAGACCTTGTAAAAGTATATTCAAGCTCCAGACTTGAGAAGCTATTTGGTGATGTGGGTTATCACTTGTCTTCATTGAATTCATACAAAGAGTATGACACCGACCAAAAATGCTTGTTGCGCCTTTCATGCTGGAAGGGTCTCTATGAGTGCCTAAATGAAGTTTCTGTGGACACTTCGAGCCACATATCACATGTTGAGAGATGCATGGAGGTTTTATTTACCTTATTACCAGTTGTGAAATCTTCTGGCAGTGCAATGTCAGGGGACACAAGTTCCATAGAGGAATGGTCTGAGGCTGTAAGATGCTTAGGGAAGGCTCCACAGGGCTGGCTATTGGATTTCTTGAAG GTTTCACAAGAGGAGTTTGCTCAGAGTTCATACAAATCTATTGAAGTCCAACAGAAGGTTCATGCTAAAATCAAGATTGTGAAAGCCGGTTCTCTTCCAGTAATTGAACTAGGAAAAATGAAATCTTACATATTGAACTCCAAATCACAAG GAATCTGGGATGTTCTATTGGAAGTTGCGGCTGTTTTGTAT
- the LOC131652717 gene encoding protein RST1-like isoform X2: MSSPFEEILFLLPFVSLMSSPSKYVKALATDLLLILEKLLVKMLAALRHKPIIDEGTHYLSTPGIIVLRLLQHLWYQDGDFSSRISLLNLALKGMHESEIVHDKPISWASHLRGFCLSIVERRKSTLPLMLPQELFLTETPLFSAVLSVLLIHPSMGAAAVDSLSAIAIMDPKLGVPLLLAIMFYSNIFTRNDIICHDMLLKIFEMLPSLASHSAMTPLVVQTILPMLNRDAKGSLYATGTRLLCRTWETNDRAFGSLQGVLLPKGFTDFTSDRAICISLAASIRDVCHKSPDRGVDLILTVSSCIECQDPIVKALGLQSLVHLCEADVIDFYTAWDVIAKHVQGYKDDPIIAHSTCLLLRWGAMDAEAYPEASKSVLLNLWDLVTSSHGTKWEKTKIAALEALIQYEVVQLEKNIPNFKKMNLELFFSETSPKVLKVMEDFHVKIITYEHINRRRLVKGKRVAGSKIEKLMDVFPQAIFSSGKINEAIELPGAALLCFSFTPKDANEHQASKRPRYVHAAYENALKETAASLHLSRNILLALMSLQSWKDFMRRWVKAYIMSYDAKAQLSVLDKTSKAASDILKSMTVIANEAIPRAAENIALAIGALCVVLPPSVHTVKSAASKFLLEWLLQHEHEHHQWSAAISIGLISSCLHVTDHKERYHNITGLLEVLFVSKSSLVKGACGVGLGFLCQDLLTRVEVADDSTVKKETEKVPESEFLGRIVGALATTIQQRTKCSLDALDSLCSSFPLGYDVNADEFESSTEDSEDLEEDIWGVAGLVLGLATSISALYRAGELETVIKIKKLIISWLPYMNSLFQSADLQGGKSDIVLALGSCIALPTIVTFCQRMELMDDNELDHIVLGFKKFISELISVKDSGVLHHSLLMASCIGAGTVISSILSEGVHSVEVERVKYLLELFRKCYSNPFPFLVHLGGMLGVVAAMGAGTRILVYMNFPNYTRQSTYQKEDSSSVTTPLLSSSVCEPYLTSLVQEMFLVAQNPDNHQLQQFASWALAFLQHHLRSKERLGVDGDGNVAETNSKSVSHNFPEDSVVLKLSLWLMEFKYTEQGSTVHAGTIVAILGCLSRAPRLPSMDWGAIIRGCMRYEAKITDSLATDSICKKGILREECVLFALAHANQFDSLLTFLDELSDFSRFKTLEINLQCCLLDHLADLVKVYSSSRLEKLFGDVGYHLSSLNSYKEYDTDQKCLLRLSCWKGLYECLNEVSVDTSSHISHVERCMEVLFTLLPVVKSSGSAMSGDTSSIEEWSEAVRCLGKAPQGWLLDFLKVSQEEFAQSSYKSIEVQQKVHAKIKIVKAGSLPVIELGKMKSYILNSKSQGIWDVLLEVAAVLYHAEIGFKRQWLIDALEISCVSSLPSTALQFIGLLSATCCKYMPFIIVDQQTVLNDLPVTLVSLLADKNWNVVAETVVSHLFSSTERIYDWTVHIADSSYVEGSQTIDESENHMGDFLLQVMHHTCVLLKEYLPLDKQLKLASMVVA; this comes from the exons ATGTCCTCTCCATTTGAAGAGATTTTGTTTCTACTTCCCTTTGTCAGCCTCATGTCATCTCCTTCTAAATATGTGAAAGCACTGGCTACTGATTTGCTTCTCATCTTGGAGAAGCTCCTTGTCAAGATGTTGGCGGCACTAAGACATAAACCAATCATTGATGAGGGAACTCATTATCTTAGCACACCAGGAATTATAGTTTTGAGACTTTTGCAACATCTGTGGTATCAG GATGGAGATTTTTCTTCCAGAATTTCCCTACTGAATCTGGCTTTAAAGGGCATGCATGAAAGTGAAATAGTGCATGATAAACCAATATCTTGGGCTTCTCATCTAAGAGGGTTCTGTTTGTCAATTGTTGAGCGTCGGAAATCTACATTGCCTCTCATGCTTCCTCAAGAATTATTCTTAACCG AGACACCCTTATTTAGTGCTGTTCTCAGTGTTTTGTTGATACATCCATCGATGGGGGCTGCTGCTGTTGACTCTCTGTCTGCCATTGCCATTATGGATCCCAAACTAGGAGTTCCTTTGTTGCTAGCAATTATGTTCTACagtaatatattcacaagaaatgaTATCATTTGCCATGATATGCTG CTAAAAATCTTTGAGATGCTGCCATCACTTGCTTCACACTCCGCAATGACTCCACTTGTAGTTCAAACTATCTTGCCAATGCTTAACAGAGATGCAAAAGG CTCATTGTATGCTACGGGAACTCGACTGCTGTGTCGAACTTGGGAGACCAATGATAGAGCCTTTGGAAGTTTACAA GGTGTCTTGCTCCCAAAAGGTTTCACTGATTTCACATCAGACAGAGCTATCTGTATCAGTTTGGCTGCTTCCATTCGAGATGTTTGCCATAAAAGCCCTGATAGGGGTgttgatcttatcttgactgTTTCG TCTTGCATTGAGTGTCAAGATCCTATAGTTAAAGCTCTCGGCTTGCAAAGCCTTGTCCACCTTTGTGAAGCAGATGTGATCG ATTTTTACACTGCATGGGATGTCATTGCAAAGCACGTGCAAGGTTACAAAGATGATCCTATTATTGCACATAG CACTTGCCTTCTGCTAAGGTGGGGTGCAATGGATGCAGAAGCTTATCCAGAAGCATCAAAGAGTGTGCTGTTAAATCTTTGGGATTTAGTTACCTCTAGCCATGGGACAAAGTGGGAAAAAACAAAAATTGCAGCCCTGGAGGCACTTATTCAATATGAA GTGGTGCAGCTTGAAAAAAACATTCcaaattttaagaaaatgaatTTGGAGCTATTCTTTTCTGAGACAAGTCCCAAGGTACTCAAAGTTATGGAGGATTTTCATGTCAAGATTATAACATATGAACACAT CAATCGTCGAAGGTTAGTCAAGGGGAAAAGAGTTGCAGGAAGTAAAATTGAAAAGTTGATGGATGTATTTCCACAAGCTATATTCTCTTCAG GAAAGATAAATGAGGCTATAGAATTACCTGGTGCAGCTTTATTGTGTTTTTCTTTCACTCCTAAAGATGCAAATGAACATCAGGCATCAAAA AGGCCAAGATATGTCCATGCTGCTTATGAGAATGCTCTCAAGGAAACAGCTGCTTCTCTTCACCTTTCAAGAAATATCTTGCTTGCGCTCATGTCATTGCAATCCTGGAAAGACTTCATGCGACGTTGGGTGAAGGCTTACATTATGTCTTATGATGCCAAGGCACAACTGAGTGTCCTAGATAAAACTTCTAAAGCTGCTAGCGATATTTTGAAG AGTATGACAGTAATAGCAAACGAGGCTATACCTAGAGCTGCCGAAAATATTGCACTGGCCATTGGTGCACTCTGTGTG GTTTTGCCTCCATCTGTCCACACTGTTAAATCCGCTGCTTCAAAATTTCTTTTGGAGTGGTTGCTCCAACATGAACATGAACATCACCAATGGTCTGCTGCAATTTCTATTGGATTAATCTCAAGTTGCCTTCATGTAACTGATCATAAAGAAAGATATCATAACATCACAGGACTTCTTGAg GTACTTTTTGTTAGCAAAAGTTCCCTTGTTAAAGGAGCATGTGGTGTTGGATTGGGGTTTTTGTGCCAAGATCTTCTTACCAGAGTTGAGGTTGCTGACGACTCTACTGTCAAAAAGGAAACAGAAAAGGTTCCAGAATCCGAGTTTCTAGGAAGAATTGTTGGGGCCCTAGCTACAACGATACAACAGAGAACCAAATGCTCTTTAGATGCTTTGGATAGTTTATGTTCATCCTTTCCACTTGGTTACGATGTAAATGCTGACGAATTTGAATCGTCCACCGAGGATAGTGAAGACTTGGAAGAAGATATATGGGGTGTTGCTGGACTTGTTCTTGGTTTGGCTACCTCCATCAGTGCATTATACAGAGCTGGAGAGTTAGAGACtgttatcaaaataaaaaaattgataatatCATGGCTTCCGTACATGAATTCCCTATTTCAGAGTGCTGATTTGCAAGGGGGGAAATCTGATATTGTTTTGGCATTAGGATCTTGCATTGCACTCCCCACAATTGTGACTTTTTGCCAAAGAATGGAATTGATGGATGATAATGAGTTGGACCATATTGTACTTGGCTTTAAAAAGTTTATTTCTGAGTTAATATCTGTAAAAGATTCTGGTGTTTTGCACCATAGTTTACTGATGGCGTCGTGCATTGGAGCAGGGACAGTAATTTCGTCTATACTGAGTGAAGGTGTTCACTCTGTTGAAGTTGAGCGTGTTAAATATTTACTTGAACTATTCAGGAAATGCTATTCCAATCCTTTCCCTTTTCTTGTTCATCTTGGTGGTATGCTGGGAGTAGTTGCAGCTATGGGAGCTGGTACAAGGATTTTGGTCTATATGAATTTTCCAAATTACACCAGGCAATCTACTTATCAGAAGGAG GATTCTTCTTCTGTCACGACTCCCCTCCTTTCAAGCTCTGTCTGTGAGCCATATTTGACATCATTGGTGCAAGAAATGTTTCTTGTGGCACAGAATCCTGATAATCATCAGCTGCAGCAGTTTGCTTCATGGGCACTTGCCTTCCTTCAACATCATTTACGGTCAAAAGAACGTTTGGGGGTTGATGGCGATGGTAATGTGGCTGAAACTAATTCAAAATCTGTTTCTCATAATTTTCCGGAGGACAGCGTGGTTTTGAAACTTAGTTTGTGGCTTATGGAGTTCAAATACACCGAG CAAGGAAGTACTGTACATGCTGGTACAATTGTTGCGATATTAGGGTGCCTTTCAAGAGCTCCCAGGTTACCAAGCATGGATTGGGGGGCAATTATTAGGGGTTGTATGAGATATGAGGCCAAGATTACTGATTCGTTAGCAACAGATTCTATTTGCAAGAAAGGAATTCTAAGGGAGGAATGCGTGCTGTTTGCATTAGCTCATGCAAATCAATTTGATTCACTGCTAACTTTTCTTGATGAGCTGTCTGACTTTTCTCGGTTTAAGACACTAGAAATAAATCTGCAGTGCTGTCTGCTAGATCATCTAGCAGACCTTGTAAAAGTATATTCAAGCTCCAGACTTGAGAAGCTATTTGGTGATGTGGGTTATCACTTGTCTTCATTGAATTCATACAAAGAGTATGACACCGACCAAAAATGCTTGTTGCGCCTTTCATGCTGGAAGGGTCTCTATGAGTGCCTAAATGAAGTTTCTGTGGACACTTCGAGCCACATATCACATGTTGAGAGATGCATGGAGGTTTTATTTACCTTATTACCAGTTGTGAAATCTTCTGGCAGTGCAATGTCAGGGGACACAAGTTCCATAGAGGAATGGTCTGAGGCTGTAAGATGCTTAGGGAAGGCTCCACAGGGCTGGCTATTGGATTTCTTGAAG GTTTCACAAGAGGAGTTTGCTCAGAGTTCATACAAATCTATTGAAGTCCAACAGAAGGTTCATGCTAAAATCAAGATTGTGAAAGCCGGTTCTCTTCCAGTAATTGAACTAGGAAAAATGAAATCTTACATATTGAACTCCAAATCACAAG GAATCTGGGATGTTCTATTGGAAGTTGCGGCTGTTTTGTAT
- the LOC131647225 gene encoding oleosin Ara h 10.0101-like: MAQPQIQVHSSATHYETGSYQPSPQQQHLRKEIYKGVNYPNRHHFNDDRVDDFSSFNFFERGPSVSQILATLGGIFVGGTLLLLASVSFFFSLVGLAIVTPLFILFSPIIVPAVLTIGLAVAAVLTADACGLTGLISLSWVARYIKVVQETVPEQVYSVKGRLADVADYVGQKTKDVGEKTKEVGQDIQNKAHETKRSA; this comes from the exons ATGGCACAACCTCAAATCCAAGTCCACTCATCAGCAACACATTATGAAACCGGTTCCTACCAGccatcaccacaacaacaacacctTCGCAAAGAAATTTACAAAG GTGTTAACTATCCCAACCGTCATCATTTTAATGATGACCGTGTTGATGATTTCTCTTCTTTTAACTTTTTTGAAAGAGGTCCTTCTGTCTCTCAAATCCTCGCCACACTCGGAGGAATTTTCGTTGGTGGGACGCTGCTTTTGTTAGCCAGCGTCTCATTTTTCTTCAGTCTGGTTGGATTGGCGATAGTGACACCACTTTTCATCCTTTTTAGTCCGATTATAGTCCCTGCTGTCCTCACCATAGGACTTGCGGTGGCTGCGGTGTTGACCGCCGATGCTTGCGGGCTGACGGGGCTTATATCGTTGTCATGGGTGGCGAGGTACATTAAGGTTGTACAAGAGACGGTGCCGGAGCAGGTGTATTCCGTTAAGGGACGTTTGGCTGACGTGGCGGATTATGTTGGACAAAAAACTAAGGATGTTGGAGAGAAGACTAAGGAGGTTGGACAAGACATACAGAATAAGGCACATGAAACTAAGAGATCAGCATAA
- the LOC131647224 gene encoding uncharacterized protein LOC131647224 has protein sequence MQLSILLTRMSSSEDKPINTRDFCHVYIRRRRRNITGASGKVVRDLDLNAPPPAEPASMPKTDGTFEIGDDTPVSPARNLFQREVIIPRRKRSTINRKPRRYPRWRIVQSNQWNQNPATLWRPSVDVEVTCKDEGRCTC, from the exons ATGCAGCTTTCAATCTTGCTCACAAG GATGAGTTCATCTGAGGATAAGCCAATAAACACAAGAGACTTCTGTCATGTGTacattagaagaagaagaagaaatataaCTGGTGCTTCTGGAAAAGTAGTACGAGATTTGGATCTAAACGCTCCCCCACCTGCAGAACCAGCTTCTATGCCTAAAACTGATGGCACATTTGAAATCGGAGATGATACA CCTGTCTCTCCTGCTCGCAATCTCTTCCAACGAGAAGTAATAATCCCTCGCAGGAAGCGAAGCACCATCAACCGCAAGCCACGGCGCTACCCGCGATGGAGAATTGTTCAATCCAAT CAATGGAACCAAAACCCTGCCACACTATGGAGGCCATCAGTCGACGTGGAAGTTACTTGCAAAGATGAAGGTCGTTGCACTTGTTAG